In Raphanus sativus cultivar WK10039 unplaced genomic scaffold, ASM80110v3 Scaffold0764, whole genome shotgun sequence, a single window of DNA contains:
- the LOC108859819 gene encoding LOW QUALITY PROTEIN: subtilisin-like protease SBT5.3 (The sequence of the model RefSeq protein was modified relative to this genomic sequence to represent the inferred CDS: deleted 2 bases in 2 codons), protein MKRTNILSFLPFIFLLLPHLGSKQILASENASSYVVYFGSHSHVGEITPDAMDRVRETHYDFLGSFTGSREIATDAIFYSYTKHINGFAAHLDHDLASANLQTPEVVSVFPNKALKLHTTRSWDFMGLEHNSYVPSSSIWRKARFGEDSIIANLDTGVWPESKSFRDEGLGPIPSRWKGICQNEKDATFPTQQLIGARYFHKGYAAAVGPLNSSFDSPRDLDGHGSHTLSTAGGAFVPGANVFGQGNGTAKGGSPRARVAAYKVCWPPVKGNECYDADVLAAFDAAIHDGADVISVSLGGEPSSFFKDSVAIGSFHAAKKGIVVVCSAGNSGPADSTVSNVAPWLITVGASTMDREFASNLILGNGKHYKGQSLAPSSMPHAKFYPIIAASEAKAKNVTAFDAQLCKLGSLDPQKAKGKILVCLRGINGRVEKGRAVALAGGVGMVLENSNATGNDLTADPHVLPATQISFKDSLALSRYISQTKKPIAHITPSRTVLGTKPAPVMAAFSSKGPSSVAPELLKPDITAPGVSVIAAYTGAVSPTNEKFDARRLLYNAVSGTSMSCPHVSGIAGLLKTRYPSWSPAAIRSAIMTTATTLDDIPGPIQNSTYMKATPFSFGAGHVRPNLAVNPGLVYDSGIKDYLNFLCSLGYNASQISVFSGKSFTCSSRKTSLYNLNYPSITVLNLSSSKVTVSRTVKNVGRPSTYTVRVNNPEGVYVVVKPTSLNFTKVGEQKTFKVTIVKRKGKVAKGYVFGDLVWSDKKHHVRSPIVVKL, encoded by the exons ATGAAGCGTACAAATATTTTATCGTTTCTTCCCtttatatttcttcttcttccccactTGGGTTCGAAACAAATCCTTGCATCTGAAAAT GCGTCCTCATATGTGGTGTACTTTGGAAGTCACTCCCATGTAGGAGAGATAACACCAGATGCTATGGATCGC GTCAGGGAAACACATTACGACTTTCTTGGTTCCTTCACTGGAAG CCGTGAGATTGCTACAGACGCCATTTTCTACTCATACACAAAGCACATCAACGGCTTTGCCGCTCATCTCGACCACGACCTCGCATCAGCCAATCTCCA AACACCCGAAGTTGTGTCTGTATTTCCAAACAAAGCCTTGAAGCTTCACACGACTCGATCATGGGACTTCATGGGTTTGGAACACAACTCTTACGTTCCTTCCTCT TCCATTTGGAGAAAGGCCAGATTCGGAGAAGATTCCATCATTGCAAATCTCGATACAG GTGTGTGGCCTGAATCTAAGAGCTTTAGGGATGAAGGCTTGGGACCAATTCCTTCAAGATGGAAGGGAATATGTCAAAACGAGAAAGATGCCACTTTCCCCACGCAACag CTGATAGGAGCAAGGTACTTCCACAAGGGCTACGCAGCAGCCGTGGGACCTCTCAACTCCTCCTTCGACTCTCCACGTGATCTCGACGGCCATGGCTCCCACACTCTCTCCACCGCCGGAGGAGCATTCGTCCCCGGCGCCAACGTCTTCGGCCAAGGCAACGGCACGGCCAAAGGTGGCTCTCCGCGTGCCAGAGTCGCCGCCTACAAAGTCTGCTGGCCACCGGTCAAAGGCAACGAGTGCTACGACGCCGACGTGCTCGCCGCTTTCGACGCCGCCATCCACGACGGTGCAGACGTCATCTCTGTCTCGCTCGGCGGCGAACCATCCTCGTTTTTCAAAGACAGCGTAGCGATCGGGTCGTTTCACGCCGCGAAGAAGGGGATCGTTGTCGTCTGCTCAGCCGGGAACTCCGGACCGGCGGATAGTACGGTTTCGAACGTTGCGCCGTGGCTGATCACCGTTGGAGCTAGCACCATGGATCGCGAGTTTGCTAGTAATCTCATTCTTGGTAACGGAAAGCATTACAAG GGACAAAGCTTAGCACCATCATCTATGCCACATGCTAAGTTCTACCCAATAATTGCTGCTTCGGAAGCAAAAGCTAAGAACGTTACAGCTTTTGATgc ACAATTGTGTAAACTTGGATCGCTTGACCCCCAAAAGGCAAAGGGGAAGATATTAGTGTGTCTTAGAGGAATCAACGGGAGAGTGGAAAAAGGACGAGCCGTGGCTTTAGCTGGTGGTGTAGGGATGGTTCTCGAGAACAGTAATGCCACTGGTAATGATCTAACCGCTGATCCGCATGTCCTCCCTGCCACACAGATCAGTTTCAAGGACAGCCTTGCCTTATCAAGATATATCAGCCAAACCAA GAAACCCATTGCGCATATTACTCCTTCAAGGACAGTTTTGGGAACAAAACCAGCACCCGTAATGGCTGCCTTCTCGTCCAAGGGTCCTAGCTCGGTGGCTCCTGAGCTTCTGAAGCCGGATATTACTGCGCCTGGTGTGAGTGTGATAGCCGCCTACACTGGAGCAGTATCTCCAACAAACGAGAAGTTTGATGCTCGACGTCTTCTGTACAATGCTGTTTCAGGAACCTCCATGTCTTGTCCTCATGTCTCTGGCATTGCCGGTCTTCTCAAAACCCGTTATCCTTCTTGGAGCCCTGCAGCCATCCGCTCTGCCATCATGACTACTG CAACAACATTGGATGACATTCCCGGACCCATACAAAACTCTACTTACATGAAGGCAACACCTTTTAGTTTCGGGGCGGGACACGTCCGACCAAACCTAGCTGTGAATCCTGGTCTGGTTTACGATTCAGGCATCAAGGATTACCTCAACTTCTTATGCTCCCTTGGATACAATGCATCTCAAATCTCTGTATTCTCCGGGAAAAGCTTTACTTGTTCAAGCCGTAAAACCAGTCTTTACAACCTTAACTACCCTTCCATAACAGTTTTAAACCTGTCATCGAGCAAAGTCACCGTCTCAAGAACTGTTAAAAACGTTGGACGGCCTTCGACCTATACCGTCCGGGTGAATAACCCAGAGGGTGTTTATGTTGTGGTGAAGCCGACGAGCTTAAATTTCACCAAGGTTGGAGAGCAAAAGACGTTTAAAGTGACCATTGTGAAGCGTAAGGGGAAAGTGGCTAAGGGTTATGTGTTTGGAGATTTGGTTTGGTCAGACAAGAAGCATCATGTGAGGAGTCCCATTGTGGTGAAGCTCTGA